Proteins from a single region of Cryptococcus neoformans var. grubii H99 chromosome 5, complete sequence:
- a CDS encoding neutral amino acid transporter encodes MSQDPYTTKTSEINMDDNMSTNKNVSLSRVVTALEPEQVQVVDGVWGTLDESAPNYRSLGWIRASVLMIKVQIGLGVLAIPAVLDTFGLIPAILIIFAVAAATTWADYVVGVFKQNHPEVYTLADVGYIMWGPIGREVFGAIYWIQLTAVAGAGLLSVSVALNAMSGHATCTIVFVVVAAIINVLVSSIQTLDRISWIGWIGLGGIMSSVITLAIAVSVQDRPSAAPATGDWSPDIVLVGNPAFPAAIGALSNIIFSFAGAPNFFNIVAEMKNPRDFNKALISCQTFVTAAYLIIGCVVYHYCGQYIASPALGSAGILMKKVCYGLALPGLVVGCVLNTHLPAKYIFVRLMRNSKHLSANTIQHRVIWVSCVVLNCTISFVIAEGIPIFNDLIGLIGALFATPNAIIFECMMYIWDVHYCADKYPSQRTWKQRSIQVFNVIVLLLSIFAMVAGTYAAAVTIRDDVASNATSKPFSCDDNSG; translated from the exons ATGTCGCAAGATCCATACACCACCAAAACATCCGAAATTAATATGGATGACAACATGAGTACCAACAAGAATGTCAGCCTTTCCAGAGTAGTCACTGCTCTTGAACCAGAGCAGGTACAGGTAGTAGATGGTGTCTGGGGTACCCTCGATGAATCTGCACCTAATTATCGAAGTCTCGGCTG GATACGAGCCAGTGTTCTCATGATCAAAGTCCAAATCGGATTAGGCGTCCTTGCCATT CCGGCTGTCCTGGATACTTTTGGTCTTATCCCTGCTATTCTTATCATAtttgctgttgctgcagCCACCACTT GGGCGGACTACGTTGTGGGCGTGTTCAAGCAGAATCATCCCGAAGTTTACACTTTGGCAGA CGTTGGCTATATTATGTGGGGTCCTATTGGACGAGAAGTGTTTGGCGCTATCTACTGG ATTCAACTTACTGCCGTCGCTGGGGCCGGCCTTCTCAGTGTATCTGTGGCTCTAAACGCAATGTCAGGTCATGCGACTTGCACCATCGTCTTCGTCGTTGTTGCGGCCATCATCAACGTCCTTGTATCTTCCATTCAAACACTTGACCGAATCTCCTGGATTGGATGGATAGGCCTTGGCGGTATTATGTCGTCCGTTATCACCCTTGCTATTGCTGTAAGCGTTCAAGATCGTCCCAGTGCAGCTCCTGCCACAGGTGATTGGTCTCCCGATATCGTCCTTGTTGGCAACCCCGCCTTTCCTGCTGCTATTGGTGCCCTATCCAACATCATTTTCTCCTTCGCCGGTGCTCCCAACTTTTTCAATATCGTTGCGGAAATGAAGAACCCCAGAGATTTTAACAAAGCACTCATCTCCTGTCAGACCTTCGTTACGGCGGCATATCTT ATTATCGGCTGCGTTGTTTACCATTACTGTGGCCAATATATTGCTTCTCCAGCTCTAGGATCAGCAGGTATTCTTATGAAGAAGGTTTGTTACGGTCTCGCGCTCCCTGGCCTTGTGGTCGGATGCGTCCTGAATACACATCTGCCCGCCAAATACA TTTTTGTTCGCTTGATGAGGAACAGCAAGCATTTGAGTGCAAACACCATCCAACATCGAGTTATTTGGGT TTCCTGCGTCGTACTTAATTGTACCATCTCATTTGTAATCGCCGAAGGCATTCCAATTTTCAACGACCTCATCGGACTCATTGGGGCACTCTTTGCGACTCCTAATGCGAT CATCTTTGAGTGTATGATGTATATCTGGGATGTCCATTACTGCGCCGACAAGTATCCTAGCCAACGTACCTGGAAACAGCGATCAATCCAAGTATTTAACGTCATTGTCTTGCTCCTTTCCATATTTGCCATGGTAGCGGGGACGTATGCCGCAGCCGTCACCATACGAGACGACGTAGCATCTAACGCCACCTCAAAGCCCTTCTCTTGTGATGATAATTCGGGGTAG
- a CDS encoding 4-aminobutyrate aminotransferase gives MLTRSLHTTIHTFARRQYATAAAATRLVPGQPQKPIVVTSSIPGPKGNELSAAIGKFQDPRAHTLVADYNQSCGNYLVDADGNVLLDMFAQIASIAIGYNHPDLIKLAKTDQFASAAMSRPALGSYPPVDWADIVNEGILKVAPKGLNQVFTTQDGSSATEGALKASFLSYQAKRRGNRPFSEEEIESVLENQSPGSPMLSVLSFKGGFHGRNLGSLSLTRSKPIHKLDMPAFEWPACQFPDIKYPLAENAEHNQKAEAAALAHVEETIRAWSNKKPIVAMIIEPIQSEGGDRHASADYFRKLRQIAKKHDIYFIVDEVQTGVGATGSFWAHDKWELEEPADFVTFSKKTQASGFYHNLSTRAPFAYQAYNTWMGDPIRALQAREMFKVIERDGLIENVSRVGDYIYKNLERYEASGNILNLRGKGQGTFIAFDLPSPKERDQFIAQMRLQGVNLGACGSQSVRLRPMLVFEQCHADLFLEKLRNVFK, from the exons ATGTTGACTAGATCGCTTCACACCACCATTCACACTTTCGCCAGAAGGCAATACGCTACCGCAGCTGCAGCCACCCGGTTGGTCCCAGGTCAGCCGCAAAAGCCTATTGTGGTGACAAGCTCTATCCCAGGACCGAAAGG GAATGAGCTCTCTGCAGCTATTGGCAAATTTCAGGACCCTCGGGCTCACACCTTAGTAGCCGATTACAACCAGAGTTGTGGTAACTACTTGGTTGATGCCGACGGTAATGTTCTGTTGGATATGTTCGCTCAAATTG CCTCCATTGCCATTGGCTATAACCACCCGGATTTGATCAAACTCGCCAAGACGGATCAGTTTGCATCTGCTGCCATGTCTCGCCCTGCCCTCGGATCTTACCCTCCTGTCGATTGGGCCGATATTGTCAATGAAGGAATACTGAAAGTTGCGCCCAAGGGCTTGAACCAGGTTTTCACCACACA GGATGGATCTTCAGCGACTGAAGGCGCTCTTAAAGCTTCCTTCCTGTCGTATCAAGCCAAGCGACGAGGGAATAGACCCTTTTccgaggaagagattgagagcGTTTTGGAAAATCAATCC CCTGGCTCCCCAATGCTCAGTGTGCTTAGTTTCAAAGGCGGATTTCACGGTCGAAACTTGGGGTCACTCAGTTTGACCCGAAGCAAGCCTATTCACAAG CTTGACATGCCTGCCTTTGAATGGCCAGCATGTCAATTTCCCGACATCAAGTACCCTCTAGCAGAGAACGCTGAACACAATCAAAAGGCCGAAGCAGCAGCTTTGGCTCATGTGGAGGAGACAATTCGAGCCTGGTCTAACAAGAAACCTATTGTGGCAATGATTATCGAACCTATCCAGTCAGAAGGCGGTGACCGTCATGCCTCTGCCGACTACTTCCGAAAACTTCGCCAGATCGCCAAGAAGCACGACATCTACTTCATTGTCGATGAGGTCCAAACTGGTGTAGGAGCTACCGGCTCATTCTGGGCGCACGACAAATGGGAACTCGAGGAGCCTGCGGACTTCGTGACCTTCAGTAAGAAGACTCAGGCATCTGGATTTTACCATAACTTATCTACTCGAGCACCTTTTGCCTACCAGGCCTATAACACGTGGATG GGTGATCCTATACGAGCCCTTCAAGCTCGAGAGATGTTCAAGGTGATCGAGCGAGATGGTCTCATTGAGAATGTTTCTCGTGTGGGAGATTATATTTACAAGAACCTGGAACGTTACGAAGCTAGTGGCAACATTCTCAACCTTCGAGGTAAAGG GCAAGGCACCTTCATCGCTTTTGACCTTCCATCACCTAAGGAGCGTGACCA ATTCATTGCCCAAATGCGTCTTCAAGGGGTGAATCTTGGTGCTTGCGGTTCGCAATCTGTAAGATTAAGGCCTATGCT GGTGTTTGAGCAATGTCACGccgacctcttcctcgagAAGCTGAGAAACGTTTTCAAATAG
- a CDS encoding amidase: MPVPAKIQPAVDADRLNKTLQFSCQWGSTPDGGMGRLALNDDDATVRRWFISEAKKLGCSVKVDAIGNIFAVRPGRSDLPPIAIGSHLDTQPTGGRYDGILGVLAGLEILKAVHEVGYETEYPLAVVVWTNEEGARFIPSCLGSSIWAQDRTLEFGYSRIDTNGTTLLQELERHQFLGSTPANPQANPLSAHFELHIEQGPILFEANHPVATVKGVQGWRWFEIKLQGRGSHAGTTPMTHRHDPLGAFARMVVAAEELAVQHGGLATIGRMSSIAPQSTNCVMDDVVFHLDVRHHELAKLDRLEKAMRETFDGIVKSCQDVSMHSWATLDITHPTTFDALAVNCIREATKSYPEEVLISGAGHDSVYTAMQVPTAMVFIRCRDGISHHPSEYSTPEDIAIGAQILLEAVLSYEKQRR; the protein is encoded by the exons ATGCCCGTCCCCGCCAAGATCCAACCCGCTGTCGATGCCGATAGATTGAACAAGACCCTTCAGTTTTCTTGCCAATGGGGAAGCACTCCTGACGGGGGTATGG GCAGACTTGCTCTgaacgatgatgatgctaCCGTCCGAAGATGGTTTATCAGCGAGGCCAAAAAGCTTGGCTGCTCTGTCAAG GTTGATGCCATCGGAAACATCTTTGCAGTTCGACCAGGTCGCAGCGACCTTCCTCCTATCGCTATCGGTTCTCACCTCGACACGCAGCCAACCGGTGGCCGTTACGACGGTATCCTCGGCGTTCTAGCGGGCCTTGAGATCCTCAAGGCCGTCCACGAGGTCGGCTATGAGACCGAGTATCCCCTGGCTGTAGTAGTTTGGacgaatgaagaaggagcgcGATTCATCCCCAGTTGTCTTGGTAGTAGTATTTGGGCTCAGGACCGTACTCTCGAGTTTGG ATACTCTCGTATCGACACCAACGGTACCACTCTCCTTCAGGAGCTTGAACGACATCAATTCCTCGGATCCACCCCTGCCAATCCCCAAGCCAACCCCCTCTCCGCCCACTTTGAGCTGCACATCGAACAAGGCCCTATTCTCTTCGAAGCCAACCACCCCGTTGCTACCGTCAAGGGCGTCCAAGGCTGGAGGTGGTTCGAGATTAAGCTCCAAGGACGCGGTTCTCACGCCGGCACTACTCCCATGACTCATCGACATGATCCTCTTGGCGCTTTTGCTCGCATGGTCGTTGCTGCCGAAGAGCTGGCTGTTCAACATGGTGGTCTCGCGACTATCGGCCGTATGTCTAGCATCGCCCCTCAAAGCACCAACTGTGTCATGGACGACGTGGTTTTTCATCTCGATGTCCGACACCACGAGCTCGCCAAGTTGGACAGGCTCGAGAAGGCCATGCGGGAGACATTTGATGGGATCGTCAAGTCATGCCAAGACGTTTCGATGCATTCTTGGGCAACCCTCGATATCACCCACCCTACCACTTTCGACGCGTTAGCTGTGAACTGCATTCGAGAAGCTACCAAATCCTATCCTGAAGAGGTTCTCATCAGCGGTGCCGGCCATGACTC TGTATATACTGCTATGCAGGTCCCCACTGCTATGGTCTTCATCCGCTGCAGGGACGGTATCTCGCATCACCCTTCCGAGTATTCCACTCCTGAAGACAT TGCTATTGGTGCGCAAATCCTGTTGGAAGCAGTTCTTTCATATGAGAAACagcgaagatga
- a CDS encoding methylmalonate-semialdehyde dehydrogenase (acylating) produces the protein MLSRQLTKNLFNKRAASTLAADINAAQDNGRWKGTSTLGGDAKLLIGGSWESSKTDKWSEVLDPSTQHLISKVPHATSAEMKRIVDVAENKFYEWSESSVLTRQRIMLDLQGLIRKYHKDIARNIVLEQGKTFADAMGDVTRGLQVVQMATNIPTELLGRNIEVSRDMDTLTRIEPLGVGAAICPFNFPAMIPLWSVAMAIATGNTLILKPSERDPGASAIIAELCEMAGLPSGVLNILHGGVDAVNFICDEPRIKAISFVGGDKAGKHIYDRAGALGKRVQAQLGAKNHAIILPDANRSALKAVAGAAFGAAGQRCMALSVLVTVGDADWLPVLVEEAKALKMGNGFDEAADLGPVISPQARERIEQLIESCEKQGGRIVLDGRGATVKEYPNGNWVGPTILEATTDMDCYKNEIFGPALVVVKARDLNEAIELVNRNPYGNGAAIFTQSAVSSRKFEKKIEAGQVGVNVPIPVPLPMFSWSGNKASVLGNASLYGPLGLNFWTKNKTITSLWREDAKEDKAAVAMPVHH, from the exons ATGCTATCTCGACAACTCACCAAAAACTTGTTTAACAAGCGCGCAGCCTCCACGCTTGCCGCTGATA TTAATGCTGCCCAAGacaatggaagatggaaaggaacCAGCACTTTGGGGGGCGATGCGAAGCTTCTTATTGGCGGCTCCTGGGAATCAAGCAAGACAGACAAATGGTCAGAAGTGCTTGATCCTTCGACACAGCACCTCATCTCGAAAGTCCCTCATGCGACTTCCGCGGAGATGAAGCGCATCGTTGATGTGGCTGAAAACAAGTTTTACGAGTGGAGTGAATCAAGTGTGCTTACCAGACAAAGGATCATGTTAGA CTTGCAAGGCTTGATCAGGAAGTACCACAAGGATATCGCTCGTAACATTGT ATTGGAGCAGGGGAAAACCTTCGCAGATGCCATGGGCGATGTTACAAGGGGATTACAAGTGGTTCAAATGGCGACCAACATTCCTACTGAGCTGTTGGGGAGAAACATCGAGGTTTCACGAGACATGGACACTTTGACCAGGATCGAGCCGCTTGGCGTTGGAGCTGCCATCTGTCCTTTCAACTTCCCAGCTATGATCCCTTT GTGGAGTGTCGCGATGGCCATCGCTACAGGTAATACTCTTATCCTTAAGCCCAGCGAGCGTGACCCAGGCGCTTCCGCCATAATTGCAGAACTGTGTGAAATGGCCGGTCTTCCTTCTGGCGTTCTCAATATTCTCCACGGCGGCGTCGACGCGGTCAACTTCATTTGTGACGAGCCTCGAATCAAGGCTATTTCCTTCGTTGGCGGCGATAAGGCAGGCAAGCACATCTATGACAGGGCCGGTGCTCTTGGAAAACGAGTTCAAGCTCAGCTTGGAGCGAAAA ACCATGCCATCATTCTCCCTGATGCCAATAGGAGTGCTTTGAAGGCCGTCGCCGGAGCAGCTTTCGGAGCCGCGGGTCAAAGGTGTATGGCGCTCTCAGTTCTGGTTACAGTTGGGGATGCAGACTGGCTTCCTGTGCTTGTTGAGGAGGCTAAGGCCTTGAAAATGGGCAATGGATTTGACGAGGCTGCCGACTT GGGGCCTGTTATTTCCCCTCAAGCTCGAGAACGCATCGAACAACTCATTGAGTCTTGCGAAAAGCAGGGAGGACGTATCGTTCTTGATGGTCGGGGGGCAACAGTTAAAGAATATCCTAACGGCAACTGGGTTGGCCCTACGATCTTGGAAGCGACAACCGATATGGACTGTTACAA GAATGAGATTTTCGGGCCCGCTTTGGTCGTAGTCAAAGCTCGCGACCTTAACGAGGCGATTGAGTTGGTCAACCGTAACCCCTACGGTAACGGCGCTGCTATATTCACTCAATCTGCTGTTTCATCCAGAaagtttgagaagaagattgaagcTGGTCAAGTCGGTGTTAACGTTCCTATT cctGTGCCTTTGCCCATGTTCTCTTGGTCCGGAAACAAAGCCAGTGTCCTTGGAAACGCTTCTCTTTACGGTCCTTTGGGACTCAATTTCTGGACCAAAAATAAGACGATTACGTCTTtatggagagaagatgccAAAGAGGATAAGGCTGCTGTTGCCATGCCCGTTCATCATTAA